From Pigmentibacter ruber, a single genomic window includes:
- a CDS encoding BMP family lipoprotein encodes MNSFHKIIYKYFLCMFFLLKSNIVYANLPIICMVLDVGGKNDKSFNQSAVEGFQQALESLAISKESKFLETHSDQQIQQFLRAFSVDPNCKLIISVGVNPSSHVKALAEKYSDKKYLTIDAEIQSSKKNVRSALFREDQGAFLMGSIAAMKSSSKKVAMIGGMDIPMMKRFGMAYEAGAKHISSKIEVLYTVIGPKTEAWNNPAKAKEIAISLFKQGYDVIFQVAGPSGQGIFQATREFNLDHEKNTGNGIQKFYTIGVDSNQNSIIPGAVLTSMLKHVDIAVFMAIKDIVENRFTSETKFFDLRNGGIDWAYDKYNRILLSGFEIRKINKIRSEIIDGKIKVPDYYEIVKKANSKT; translated from the coding sequence ATGAATTCTTTTCACAAAATAATATATAAATACTTTTTGTGTATGTTTTTTTTGCTAAAATCAAATATAGTTTATGCAAATTTACCTATAATTTGCATGGTATTAGATGTTGGTGGGAAAAACGATAAATCTTTTAATCAATCGGCAGTTGAAGGATTTCAACAAGCATTAGAATCACTTGCAATTTCAAAAGAAAGTAAATTTTTAGAAACTCATTCCGATCAACAAATTCAACAATTTTTAAGAGCTTTCAGTGTAGATCCGAATTGTAAACTAATTATTTCTGTAGGAGTTAACCCATCCAGTCATGTAAAAGCTTTGGCTGAAAAATATTCAGATAAAAAATATTTAACAATAGATGCTGAAATTCAATCTAGCAAAAAAAATGTGCGCTCAGCTCTATTTAGAGAAGATCAAGGTGCTTTTTTAATGGGTAGTATAGCCGCTATGAAAAGTTCATCAAAAAAAGTTGCAATGATAGGTGGTATGGATATCCCTATGATGAAGCGATTTGGAATGGCTTATGAAGCTGGAGCTAAACATATTTCTTCAAAAATTGAAGTTTTGTATACTGTTATTGGACCAAAAACCGAAGCCTGGAATAATCCTGCAAAAGCTAAAGAAATAGCAATTTCATTATTTAAACAAGGTTATGATGTTATTTTTCAAGTTGCAGGACCTTCAGGACAAGGAATTTTTCAAGCAACTCGTGAATTTAATCTTGATCATGAAAAAAATACAGGTAATGGGATTCAGAAATTTTATACTATTGGAGTAGATTCAAATCAAAATTCTATTATTCCAGGAGCTGTTTTAACAAGTATGCTAAAACACGTAGATATAGCTGTTTTTATGGCAATAAAGGATATAGTAGAAAATAGATTTACTTCAGAGACAAAATTTTTTGATTTACGAAATGGTGGAATTGATTGGGCTTACGATAAATACAATCGAATTTTATTAAGTGGTTTTGAAATTAGAAAAATTAATAAAATAAGATCAGAAATAATTGATGGAAAAATAAAAGTCCCTGACTATTATGAAATAGTGAAAAAAGCTAATAGCAAAACTTAA
- a CDS encoding substrate-binding periplasmic protein — MSCFFKCLIFLVLFFSQFSIFAGNSVRICTEQSPPYVEANRDTGEVKGIDIDIFTYIFNKLGVEYFIEQMPWARCELSLEAGVVDIGIKVSKNPEREKFLFFPENAVWETVFVLFTNNLTKKKYKIKSYDDIKAHKLIVGVIHENSYNSDFWKAFPWVDKPNQLYHPLIEPSLNVESNMKKLAGNRIQLYPQDKEIGIYTAKKLGLKNITYYDTVLFKKLYYNTFAKNSKFSHEKYGDIIALMKAYDIELKNLKTTKKYKQFFDKYLK, encoded by the coding sequence ATGAGTTGCTTTTTTAAATGTCTTATTTTTCTTGTTTTATTTTTTTCTCAATTTTCTATTTTTGCAGGAAACTCTGTACGTATTTGTACAGAGCAAAGTCCTCCCTATGTCGAAGCCAATCGGGACACAGGAGAAGTAAAAGGAATAGATATTGATATTTTTACATATATATTTAATAAACTGGGTGTGGAATACTTTATCGAACAAATGCCATGGGCAAGATGCGAATTATCGCTTGAAGCTGGAGTGGTTGACATCGGAATTAAAGTTTCAAAAAACCCAGAAAGAGAAAAGTTTTTATTCTTTCCAGAGAATGCTGTATGGGAAACTGTTTTTGTCTTATTTACAAATAATCTAACTAAGAAAAAATACAAAATTAAAAGTTACGATGATATTAAAGCGCATAAACTAATTGTTGGTGTGATTCATGAAAATTCCTATAATTCAGATTTTTGGAAAGCTTTTCCTTGGGTAGACAAACCAAATCAACTTTATCATCCTCTCATTGAACCATCCCTAAATGTCGAAAGTAACATGAAAAAATTAGCAGGAAATAGAATACAGTTATATCCTCAAGACAAAGAAATTGGAATATATACAGCAAAAAAATTAGGTTTAAAAAATATAACCTATTATGATACAGTATTATTTAAAAAACTTTACTATAATACTTTTGCAAAAAATTCAAAATTTTCTCATGAAAAATATGGTGATATAATTGCATTAATGAAAGCATATGATATTGAATTAAAGAACCTAAAAACTACAAAAAAATACAAACAATTTTTTGATAAATATTTAAAATAA
- the argS gene encoding arginine--tRNA ligase: protein MSYANSNWKQYFKFQQKIWCEMTTMHDPFKQEIAELIYNELIIISSELNVEFQTKQEDIYKMLTIPPEFSFGQAALPCFQFAKTFRQAPNKIAQKLSENLNKKNKKFVKEVACINAYLNFHCNFNQCANQLALDFSSNTYFHKNLLQDNEKEKIVLEYSQPNTHKAMHVGHLRCLVLGDSVANLLEYIGNKVVRATYPGDVGTHVAKVIWYLTHPTKKDLPTQNKTQWLGQIYAEAVDAFKAIEKTEKEAKVKQDISEILHQLNNKSGNYYDLWKETREWSLEELRNIYHWLDTKFDTWYFESECEAPSKELVKRKYAEGVFVKDNGAIGLDLSEWKLGFAMLLKSDGNGLYLTKDIDLITKKFSDPEVTKSIIVVDSRQKLHFQQLFKIAEIMGYPQATKSVHLSYETVNTEDGKPFSSRQLNGLQLFDLKNKMEQKVTTDYLDRYKGQWSETEIEDTAKIITIGALKYGMLRVDNNTQINFSLEEWLKLDGETGPYLQYVHARCSSILEKIGSPTNSSIELNEIQEHELVFLLSQFNEYALQAGLQNRPSILANYLYDLAKSFNRFYENCPIKNATDNIKNSRLHLVKCAKQAISEGLKLLGIPAPARM, encoded by the coding sequence TTGTCATATGCAAATTCTAACTGGAAACAGTATTTTAAATTCCAACAAAAAATTTGGTGTGAAATGACAACAATGCATGATCCTTTTAAACAAGAAATCGCTGAACTCATTTATAATGAGTTAATAATTATTAGCTCAGAATTAAATGTAGAATTTCAAACAAAACAAGAAGACATTTATAAAATGTTGACTATACCTCCAGAGTTCTCCTTTGGCCAAGCCGCTTTACCTTGTTTTCAATTTGCTAAAACATTTCGTCAAGCCCCAAATAAAATAGCTCAAAAATTAAGTGAAAATTTAAATAAAAAAAATAAAAAATTTGTTAAAGAAGTAGCTTGTATTAATGCTTATCTAAATTTTCATTGTAACTTTAATCAATGTGCAAACCAGTTAGCTCTAGATTTTTCAAGCAATACTTATTTTCATAAAAATTTACTGCAAGACAATGAAAAAGAAAAAATAGTTTTAGAATACTCTCAACCAAATACACATAAAGCAATGCACGTAGGCCATTTGCGTTGTCTAGTGTTAGGTGACTCTGTTGCTAATTTATTAGAGTATATTGGTAATAAAGTTGTTCGGGCAACTTACCCCGGTGATGTAGGTACACATGTTGCAAAGGTAATTTGGTATCTTACCCACCCGACAAAAAAAGATTTACCTACTCAAAATAAAACTCAATGGCTTGGGCAAATATATGCTGAAGCAGTCGATGCTTTTAAAGCTATAGAAAAAACTGAAAAAGAAGCAAAAGTTAAACAAGATATTTCTGAAATATTACATCAACTGAATAATAAATCAGGAAATTACTATGATCTTTGGAAAGAAACTCGTGAATGGAGCCTTGAAGAATTAAGAAATATCTACCACTGGCTAGATACAAAATTTGATACTTGGTACTTTGAAAGCGAATGCGAAGCACCTTCTAAAGAGCTAGTAAAAAGAAAATATGCTGAAGGTGTATTTGTAAAAGACAACGGAGCCATTGGTTTAGATTTATCCGAATGGAAATTAGGCTTTGCAATGTTGTTAAAATCCGACGGAAATGGCTTATATCTTACAAAAGATATTGATCTTATAACAAAAAAGTTTTCAGATCCAGAAGTAACAAAATCTATTATTGTTGTGGACTCTCGCCAAAAACTACATTTCCAACAATTATTTAAAATTGCTGAAATTATGGGATATCCACAAGCAACAAAATCTGTGCATTTATCTTATGAAACAGTTAATACGGAAGATGGCAAACCCTTTAGTTCAAGACAATTAAATGGATTACAATTATTCGATTTAAAAAATAAAATGGAACAAAAAGTAACTACTGATTACTTAGATCGTTATAAAGGACAATGGTCCGAAACAGAAATTGAAGACACTGCTAAAATTATAACAATTGGCGCATTAAAATATGGTATGCTACGAGTTGATAATAATACTCAAATAAATTTTTCATTAGAAGAATGGCTTAAACTTGACGGAGAAACTGGGCCTTACTTACAATATGTACATGCGCGTTGCTCAAGTATCTTGGAAAAAATTGGTTCACCTACCAATAGTTCAATTGAATTAAATGAAATTCAGGAACACGAACTGGTCTTTCTCTTGTCACAATTTAATGAGTATGCATTACAAGCTGGATTACAGAATAGACCTTCCATTCTAGCGAATTATTTATATGATCTTGCTAAAAGTTTTAATCGCTTCTATGAAAACTGTCCCATTAAAAATGCTACCGATAATATCAAAAATTCCCGTTTGCATTTAGTAAAATGCGCAAAGCAAGCTATTTCAGAAGGATTAAAATTACTTGGAATTCCTGCACCTGCAAGAATGTAA
- the radA gene encoding DNA repair protein RadA encodes MKNSLKQIFVCNSCGSIHPKWLGKCPDCEAWNSIHEETVQKNQYQQNLSGSKADIKPLPKVEEKLERRLFCGVPELDRVLGGGLVVGSLILLSGDPGIGKSTLLLQALNGLAQRGYKVLYASGEESCTQIKLRAERLGSLHMNILVTNETNILAIIEAAKVTRPEVLVIDSIQTVYNPELPGSPGNVSQVRECTNLILQNAKSQNISTFVIGHVTKEGNIAGPKLLEHLVDTVMHLEGDHSSGYRILRAQKNRFGSTGEIGVFAMQGHGLVDIPNPSSLFLDQNKKGCEGSAVTITMEGTRPILLEVQVLVGKTSFASPRRLATGFDTNRFTILLAVLEKRAGLYLSTQDVYANITGGFKIYETAIDLATAAAVTSSLFNKLLPAKSAYFGEVGLSGEIRMVNHALARIQEAQKLGFEKVFIPAQNYQLEQPHILKLVEKSEHPFFVIPVEHINEIVHKDR; translated from the coding sequence ATGAAGAATTCTTTAAAACAAATTTTTGTCTGCAACTCGTGTGGTTCAATTCATCCTAAGTGGTTGGGCAAATGTCCTGATTGTGAAGCCTGGAATTCCATTCACGAAGAAACTGTTCAAAAAAATCAATATCAACAAAATTTAAGTGGTAGTAAAGCGGACATCAAACCTTTACCAAAAGTTGAAGAAAAACTAGAAAGACGCCTTTTTTGCGGAGTACCTGAATTAGATAGAGTGCTAGGAGGTGGTCTTGTAGTAGGAAGCCTTATTTTACTGAGCGGCGATCCTGGTATTGGTAAATCAACCCTTCTTTTACAAGCTTTAAATGGATTAGCGCAGCGTGGGTATAAGGTTTTATATGCTAGCGGTGAAGAAAGTTGTACACAAATTAAGTTAAGAGCTGAAAGGCTAGGCTCTTTGCACATGAATATTCTTGTTACAAATGAAACAAATATTCTTGCAATTATTGAAGCAGCTAAAGTCACAAGACCAGAAGTTTTAGTGATTGATTCTATTCAAACAGTATATAATCCAGAACTGCCTGGAAGTCCTGGAAATGTAAGCCAAGTACGTGAATGTACTAATCTCATTTTGCAAAATGCAAAAAGTCAAAATATCTCCACATTTGTGATTGGTCATGTTACAAAGGAAGGTAATATTGCCGGTCCAAAATTACTTGAACATCTTGTTGATACTGTAATGCATTTAGAAGGTGATCATTCAAGTGGTTACCGCATTTTACGGGCTCAAAAAAACCGATTTGGTTCTACTGGAGAAATAGGAGTTTTTGCCATGCAAGGCCATGGTCTTGTTGATATCCCGAACCCTAGTTCATTATTTTTAGATCAAAACAAAAAAGGTTGCGAAGGTTCAGCAGTCACAATCACCATGGAAGGCACACGCCCTATCCTACTTGAAGTTCAAGTTCTTGTAGGAAAAACTTCGTTTGCATCACCCAGACGTTTAGCAACAGGCTTTGACACCAATCGATTTACAATTCTCCTAGCCGTCCTTGAAAAGAGAGCTGGATTATATTTATCTACTCAAGATGTCTATGCAAATATTACAGGCGGTTTCAAAATATACGAAACTGCAATTGATCTTGCCACAGCTGCGGCAGTGACTTCAAGCCTATTTAATAAACTTTTACCAGCAAAATCAGCTTATTTTGGAGAAGTTGGGTTATCAGGTGAAATTAGAATGGTTAATCATGCTTTGGCAAGAATTCAAGAAGCACAAAAGTTAGGATTTGAAAAAGTCTTTATCCCAGCGCAAAATTATCAATTAGAACAACCTCACATATTGAAACTTGTTGAAAAATCGGAACATCCCTTTTTCGTAATACCTGTGGAACATATCAATGAAATTGTCCACAAAGATAGATAA
- a CDS encoding class I SAM-dependent RNA methyltransferase, with protein sequence MQRNRSKQKSVSKSSLSHTVSKKNEREIITAYSLSTDGKAIAKGEDQIVVFVKDLLPGEKAKVEIIKKKSTYKLALVTKLESTVSYRTIPPCQYYDLCGGCQLQHISSEFQSNFKLQWFFETLKRIGKWNDSHFLKAEQILEVVYLKKEYYRRRIRLHFDGKNLGFKQSSSNKVTNISNCLITTELINNKIEFIKKALLKCVSLLENKHWECEIEITESDDEKIIIHVADVFNFDKNLQISNIIKVIEKNLEINQDQHILIKHPDLQKFKLKKQSFIQPHINCIFHYYKYIKFSIDLFLKKNQFRIQNFITYDLYSGAGVFTGIPYFAGLQYNLKINCYGIEGIKEAIESLNQNYKNLPVQGKTQNVDDFIQEQFENKTKDPNNYHGIHILILDPPRSGCTITNMQKIVEICAKNALILYLACDPASFARDSRVLLEGGFQLTNLTLFDSFGHTTHYEVLGCFEKNE encoded by the coding sequence ATGCAACGCAATCGATCTAAACAAAAATCTGTTTCAAAATCTTCACTTTCTCATACAGTTTCAAAAAAAAATGAAAGAGAAATCATTACAGCATATAGCTTATCAACCGATGGGAAAGCAATTGCCAAAGGTGAAGATCAAATTGTTGTTTTTGTTAAAGATCTTTTACCAGGAGAAAAAGCAAAAGTAGAAATTATTAAAAAAAAGTCTACATACAAATTAGCTTTAGTAACAAAATTAGAATCAACAGTTTCCTATAGAACTATACCTCCTTGCCAATATTATGATTTATGTGGTGGTTGTCAATTGCAACATATTTCTTCTGAATTTCAGAGTAATTTTAAATTACAATGGTTTTTTGAAACTTTAAAACGAATTGGTAAATGGAATGATTCGCATTTTTTAAAAGCAGAACAAATATTAGAAGTTGTATACTTAAAAAAAGAATATTATCGACGGAGAATCCGTTTACATTTTGATGGGAAAAATCTAGGTTTTAAACAAAGCAGTTCAAATAAAGTCACTAATATTTCAAATTGTTTAATTACAACTGAACTTATAAATAATAAAATAGAATTTATTAAAAAAGCATTATTAAAATGTGTTTCTCTTTTAGAAAACAAACATTGGGAATGCGAAATTGAAATCACTGAAAGTGATGATGAAAAAATAATAATTCATGTTGCAGATGTTTTTAATTTTGACAAAAACTTGCAAATTTCAAATATTATTAAAGTCATAGAAAAAAATCTTGAAATAAATCAAGATCAACATATTTTAATCAAACATCCTGACTTGCAAAAATTTAAATTAAAAAAGCAAAGTTTTATCCAACCACATATTAATTGTATTTTTCATTATTATAAATATATAAAGTTTAGTATTGATCTTTTTCTCAAAAAAAATCAATTTAGAATTCAAAATTTTATTACTTATGACTTATATTCTGGAGCCGGAGTTTTTACGGGAATTCCATACTTTGCTGGTCTACAATATAATTTAAAAATTAATTGCTATGGAATTGAAGGTATTAAAGAAGCCATTGAATCTTTAAATCAAAATTATAAAAATTTACCCGTCCAAGGAAAAACCCAAAATGTCGATGATTTTATTCAAGAACAGTTTGAAAATAAAACAAAGGATCCAAATAACTATCATGGAATTCATATTTTAATATTAGATCCTCCTCGTTCGGGCTGTACTATCACTAATATGCAGAAAATTGTCGAAATTTGTGCAAAAAATGCTCTTATTTTATATCTCGCTTGTGATCCAGCTAGTTTTGCTAGAGACTCACGTGTTCTTTTAGAAGGTGGCTTTCAATTAACAAACCTAACATTATTTGATTCCTTCGGCCATACCACTCATTATGAAGTCTTAGGTTGTTTTGAAAAAAATGAGTAA
- a CDS encoding FapA family protein: MNSPEPPKSPTAPNASPSVKKYFQIVAAPDGMEAFIPAKTNINPETAKLTLEQLTAYLVKLGFSAKPTQDAFQELIKCAASKQKQFEKNFVLIKGSPFTPAKPATIKWLNPISMPKDLVRPGIPFGIIKQPTPASLAKTIYGEELPNVLPLTGEKVDEKKVITTHPEFIMDKNGEIKCAKGGQAIIQPDGKIDFVDFYTVKDVRPDQFHKVHFPCSVVVKCELQGALDWIVDGDLTLEEFWSASKIQVKGNVKAKSGIQTNNSTDETKAVQIHGNLEAVFIQSSCFIVEGNVKVEKAILASKVITNGNLECLGDPGKIAGSEIIMNKGTINAKNIGSEKEKPTFVKYLSEESAKNSKVEALSEGTRIQIRKSNIIIKFTQPWPPPNQ; this comes from the coding sequence ATGAATTCACCTGAACCACCAAAAAGTCCAACAGCGCCTAACGCATCCCCTTCAGTAAAAAAATACTTTCAAATTGTTGCTGCTCCAGATGGAATGGAGGCATTTATTCCAGCTAAAACTAATATTAATCCAGAAACTGCAAAATTAACACTTGAACAATTAACAGCGTATTTAGTAAAATTAGGATTTTCAGCAAAGCCAACACAAGACGCTTTTCAAGAACTTATTAAATGTGCAGCTTCAAAACAAAAACAATTTGAAAAAAATTTTGTTTTGATAAAAGGGAGTCCATTTACACCTGCAAAACCTGCGACAATCAAATGGCTTAACCCTATTTCAATGCCAAAAGATCTGGTAAGACCAGGCATTCCTTTTGGGATCATTAAACAACCAACACCTGCAAGTTTAGCGAAAACAATATATGGCGAAGAATTACCAAATGTACTTCCTTTAACTGGTGAAAAAGTGGATGAAAAAAAAGTCATCACAACGCACCCTGAATTTATAATGGACAAAAATGGTGAAATTAAATGTGCAAAAGGTGGCCAAGCTATTATCCAACCCGATGGTAAAATTGATTTTGTTGATTTTTATACCGTAAAAGATGTCCGCCCCGATCAATTTCATAAAGTCCATTTTCCATGTAGCGTAGTTGTAAAATGTGAATTACAAGGGGCATTAGATTGGATAGTTGACGGAGATTTAACCCTTGAAGAGTTTTGGTCAGCTTCAAAAATTCAAGTTAAGGGCAATGTAAAAGCTAAAAGTGGAATTCAAACAAATAATTCAACTGATGAAACAAAAGCTGTGCAAATTCATGGAAATCTTGAAGCAGTTTTTATTCAATCAAGTTGTTTTATTGTTGAAGGTAACGTAAAAGTTGAGAAAGCGATTTTGGCTTCTAAGGTAATTACAAATGGAAATTTGGAATGCCTAGGAGATCCTGGAAAAATAGCCGGATCTGAAATCATTATGAATAAGGGAACGATAAATGCTAAAAACATTGGTAGTGAGAAAGAAAAACCTACTTTTGTTAAATATTTATCAGAAGAAAGTGCAAAAAATTCGAAAGTTGAAGCTCTTTCAGAAGGAACTCGCATCCAAATACGGAAATCAAATATTATCATTAAATTTACACAACCTTGGCCTCCGCCAAATCAATAG
- a CDS encoding undecaprenyl-phosphate glucose phosphotransferase encodes MIISRHVEKLNIYRAILDFSIIAFSWIFAFILRFNIEIFALTKGSDSLTNYLKLLPILLTSYFFIFLSSGIYKNNLIKKRIWEENYLLTKQHTISFFIFVTLSYFIYDHRYSRLTLAIFFILVIFLLPIGRSLIRKLNRLYLKHNKNKKIAIIIGEGPNSTSLAKIIHSHSDWNLKLAATHSFSAITAIDDYLRKTPVNLIFITPSAHETTKVNEIYKHLDKSLADIFLIPYTGEKTFFNPNPIQFDGITALSLNSSQLHSFGLISKRLFDICFSLLFLICFSPVYLICALLVRLSSPGPIFFKQERMGLDGKKFNCLKFRGMYVDAEAKSGPVWAKSNDNRTTPIGKWLRKTSLDEIPQFINVLKGEMSVVGPRPERPVFVDDFKEQIPGYLLRHKVKAGITGWAQVNGWRGNTSLEKRIECDLWYIQNWNFWLDMKIVFLTPVKGLIHPNAY; translated from the coding sequence ATGATTATTAGTAGGCATGTTGAAAAATTAAATATTTATAGAGCTATTTTAGATTTTTCAATTATAGCTTTTTCATGGATATTTGCTTTTATTTTACGCTTTAATATCGAAATTTTTGCCCTTACAAAAGGAAGTGATTCATTAACAAATTATCTTAAGCTACTGCCTATTTTACTTACCAGTTATTTTTTTATTTTTTTATCTTCTGGTATTTATAAAAATAATTTAATAAAAAAAAGGATATGGGAAGAAAATTACCTTTTAACAAAACAACATACTATTTCTTTTTTCATATTTGTTACATTATCATATTTTATTTATGATCATAGATATAGTCGTTTAACTTTAGCAATTTTTTTTATTTTAGTAATTTTTTTACTGCCTATAGGAAGAAGTTTAATAAGAAAACTTAACAGGCTATATTTAAAGCATAATAAAAATAAAAAAATTGCCATAATTATTGGTGAAGGACCAAATTCAACGAGCTTAGCTAAAATTATTCATTCACATTCAGATTGGAATTTAAAACTAGCTGCAACTCATTCTTTTTCTGCTATAACTGCTATTGATGATTATTTAAGAAAAACACCTGTAAATCTAATTTTCATAACTCCAAGTGCACATGAAACAACTAAAGTTAATGAAATATATAAACATTTAGATAAAAGTTTAGCTGATATTTTTCTTATTCCATATACAGGAGAAAAAACCTTTTTCAATCCAAATCCTATTCAATTTGATGGCATTACGGCTTTATCTTTAAATTCCTCACAACTCCATAGCTTTGGCTTAATTTCAAAACGACTGTTTGATATTTGCTTTTCCCTTCTATTTTTAATTTGCTTTTCCCCGGTTTATTTAATTTGTGCTTTATTAGTTCGTTTGAGCAGTCCTGGACCAATTTTTTTCAAACAAGAAAGAATGGGACTTGATGGAAAAAAATTTAATTGTCTTAAATTTAGAGGGATGTATGTGGATGCTGAAGCAAAATCGGGTCCTGTATGGGCAAAATCTAATGATAATCGTACTACTCCCATAGGTAAGTGGCTAAGAAAAACAAGTTTAGATGAAATCCCACAATTTATAAATGTTTTAAAAGGTGAAATGAGTGTTGTTGGACCTAGACCAGAACGTCCAGTTTTTGTTGATGATTTTAAGGAACAAATACCTGGATATTTATTACGCCATAAAGTCAAAGCAGGCATTACTGGGTGGGCGCAAGTAAATGGTTGGCGTGGCAATACTTCTTTAGAGAAAAGAATTGAATGTGATCTTTGGTACATTCAAAATTGGAATTTTTGGTTAGATATGAAAATCGTATTTTTAACTCCTGTAAAAGGACTTATCCACCCAAACGCATATTAA
- a CDS encoding glycosyltransferase: MEIKEEFVAQTTKLKVAIIHDWMFTRRGGERVLEQILNLFPQADLYYLFGKPGKVLQLKHSHRFISSFLSKIPLIEKIYKNLLPFFPIAIESFNLENYDLIISSSSCVAKGIIPPPLAIHVAYIHSPMRYAWDQEHRYFKQQPKLTKPLEILRRFLLNRLRIWDVTSSVRIDKIIANSQFVARRCKLYYGKSAEVIYPPINIKYFNISNAQNIISQKRKVLLFGAWTPYKKMLQTLDLLIANKISVIAAGQGEELLKAKAKYGDKVEFYIDPQDEKIPAIYAQAHCLLFPAIEDFGIVPLEATAAGLWVVAPNKGGTKETVIDKVTGYTFYETSTESMLSALNAALNKDITPEDKKNMALHVENFSEEIFLQKMMMTLLDCLNSKRDMQ, translated from the coding sequence ATGGAAATTAAAGAAGAATTTGTAGCTCAAACAACAAAATTAAAAGTTGCAATTATTCATGATTGGATGTTCACCAGAAGAGGTGGCGAAAGGGTTCTTGAACAAATTTTAAATTTATTCCCTCAAGCTGATCTTTATTATTTATTTGGAAAACCTGGAAAAGTCTTACAATTAAAACATTCACACCGATTTATTTCTTCATTCCTAAGTAAAATACCCTTGATTGAAAAAATTTATAAAAATTTATTGCCATTTTTTCCGATTGCAATTGAAAGTTTTAATTTAGAAAATTATGATCTTATTATTTCAAGTAGTAGTTGTGTTGCAAAAGGAATTATCCCACCTCCACTCGCTATTCATGTCGCTTATATACATAGCCCTATGCGTTATGCTTGGGATCAGGAGCATCGTTATTTTAAACAACAACCTAAATTAACAAAACCTTTAGAGATTTTAAGAAGATTTCTTTTAAATAGACTGAGAATATGGGATGTTACTTCTTCAGTAAGAATTGATAAGATAATAGCAAATAGCCAATTTGTTGCTAGACGTTGCAAACTATATTATGGCAAAAGTGCTGAGGTAATATACCCGCCTATAAATATTAAATATTTTAATATCAGTAATGCACAAAACATAATTTCTCAAAAAAGAAAAGTATTATTATTTGGAGCATGGACTCCGTATAAAAAAATGCTGCAAACTTTAGATCTTCTCATAGCAAATAAAATTTCAGTAATAGCTGCAGGCCAAGGCGAAGAGTTACTAAAAGCCAAAGCAAAGTATGGTGATAAAGTTGAATTTTATATTGATCCACAAGATGAGAAAATACCAGCAATTTACGCTCAAGCACATTGCCTACTATTTCCTGCTATTGAAGATTTTGGTATTGTACCTTTAGAAGCTACTGCTGCAGGACTGTGGGTAGTTGCACCAAATAAAGGTGGCACAAAAGAAACAGTAATTGATAAAGTTACTGGATATACTTTCTACGAAACTTCTACAGAGTCTATGTTATCTGCTTTAAATGCGGCATTAAATAAGGATATTACTCCTGAAGATAAAAAAAATATGGCTTTACATGTTGAGAATTTTTCAGAAGAAATATTTCTACAAAAAATGATGATGACTTTATTAGATTGTTTAAACTCTAAAAGGGATATGCAATGA